GCCCGACGCCGTGGGGACgtgggaaggaagggggaagaagacggaTGGGGAAGGGGGACTGACTGGAGGCAGTTGGTTGAACATTGATGGGACAGCCATGCGGCTCCGTCGTGTCGTGGACACCTGGCTCGGCACTTGTCGTCCATGCATCGTTGCGACATCCGCAGCAAAACAAACAGAGTCGCCGTCCGTTTCGGGGCATTGCGCGAGGTACGCGTCGTTCTCGGAAacgtgcgtgtgcgtgcatgcgtgcgaTGTGCCGGCGTTTGCGTTTCCTTGTTGGGCCTCGTTTGCCccggctcctcggcctccccACACGATGCAATCGCCTGAGTCGGTTGCCTCTGCCGGCCGACCGGCCCAAAGGGTTcccaagccggcggcggcgggattTCTTAGCACCATCGTGGCTTGCATTCATATCGCGGGGGAcggggcagggagggagggagggagggcttGGATAGTTGTCTGGTCAgtgcgccggcgaggcggtggtggtggatcCTGGGTTGACCCTAGGACTCCGTGTTCGTTACTTCGTCCTGAGCCCTCTTCCATTGAGCGAAAGCGTGTAGTAAGAAAGTAAAGCGCCGATTGATGCTGGGAACGATGTTTTGTTGTGAaatcgggggggggggggggggttttggacgaggcggcggttAGGAGACGGATGGGGGTCCACGGCGTTGAagaggcgagcgagccgtgGGGATTCGGCTGCTGTAAGCTCTCTATTCTATGAAAATAAAAGTACAGACACGATCGCGTGCTGATCTGTAATGCAGTGGCTATCGTACCTATTTGTTATACAAAATGGAGCTTGCTCGATCGACTAACCGaaggacgtcgtcgtcgttagCGTCGCCGCAAAAAAAGCAGCCACGGTATCACCGAGGCAAAGGCAAACCTCACTCACCTCACCGTGGCGGGGTGGCGCCCACGCGCTCCTCGCTCAACGAAGCACGACACGACCCCGGACCATGCAAgcaaagcccccccccccccattgATGATGACatcttcccccccccctccactGGGCGAATCactcctgctgcagcgcggccgcggcgcccttgtcgtcgccgcccttccaccaccgccagaTGGCCTTGCAGTACATCCACGTCTCCATGGTGCCAAAGAtggacacgacgacgatgaggaacACCTTCATGTTCTTGCTGAGCCCCAGGCCCGCAAAGTTGGTCTCGAAGGGGTTGTCCTCGGCGGGCTTTtttgcgccgctgccgctgccgctgccgccggtcgcggtgtggttgttgttgctgctgctattgCTCTTTTGCGCATCGAGcagtcgccgctgctgggtgGAAAACGCCGACACGCGCGctgcggccatggccatggaggcgcgcgcggcggcggcgcactggcggcggcgcaggagggcccgcgctgcggcgggggagacggTGAGGCGTTGCATTCTTTGGGGGGGTTtggggagagagagccttGAATGCCACGTAGGTACGGCAGCGTACTTTGTGGtgagagaggagagagagagagaaagaatTGGAAACACGTTGAGGATAATGAAGATGCGGAAGGCCTAGCCGATCGCTGGGAACTTGGCTACCTTTGGGGGGGGTGCCACGGCTCTTTTGTACAGCTTGATGTAAAGTAAATACGTCACAGAAGAATTACCTACCAAGGCACAGGTAAGACCACGACAAGTGGCCGTCAACCCCCgttccgtcgtcgcccgatgTCGCCCCTTTCCCCCCGTCCTCTAACGATAAAGAGTGACTATGCGCCGCTCTAATCATCCGCGTGGGATGGTAAGCCCGAGAAACGATGCTACGCAAGGGATTGGATTCGTCTCAGTGTCCGTCCCAGGTGATGTGCGAGGTTAACTAGTAGGCGGAGCTTGTTGACCCGCATTCTAGCGACCTTGGCCTCCCACGTTTAGTAAGGCACTAAGTCAACGGTACTTGCATTGTCCTATTTGGGAAAGGCGCATGCATGGAGCCGCTCCACGACACTTACTTTGATGCAACGCCAGGGGGACGCTTCGGGATCATCAGGGACTCGGGCTCATGGAGCAagatgtgatgtgatgtgatggatgggagcaaaagacgacggcggccttttATCACTATAGCAGCTTGGTTTTATAACAGCTTGTTTTTAGAAAAGCTTTACAGACCGAGATATGCATACGTAGATTGTACATACgatgtacatacatacatgtaaGTCAGTACTTGAAGCTCGCGCTCCCTTCTCTGCGTTCCGTTCCTTTcctccgtcttcttctctACCAACTAACAGGTATCAAACGTCTCAGTCCATCAGTACATCCCATCCCGTTCGCGCCACGGCCCGCTAGCTACAACGACCGTCCCAGCACGTTGAGCCCCTTGAGCGGCGCaaagtcgtcggcctgcaGGAACAGCCCCAggtcgcccagcgcgtcgtcgccctcccaGTGCCCGTGCACCAGGTTGAAGTATTGGTCCTCCAGCAGCATCAGAttgtcgggcggcgcgcgtccctggtgctgctgctcggccgtCCCGGGTGAAAAGGCGTCACCGCGTGGAccccccgtcggcggcggcatcgacgccggcgacaagcctgccgccgcaaccgACGACCCGAACCGCTCCGTCACCATGCCactgccgttgccgccgccgccgccgtcgccgaggggcgagccgggcacgccgcccgcgctgtCCGTCTGCGCGGCGTGGAGCCGGTCTGCGATGGAGCGGTCCAGGTACCGCAGGAACAGGTCCAGCacgttgttgttgatgcgcCAGTACTTTTGGATCTCCTTCAGGCAGAGCAGGCACATCTGCGCGCGGtgctcggcgatgcgccgcgagacgcccatgccgcgccgGATGCTGATGGCGTGGATGCACAGCGCCGCAAAGAGGCTGGTTATGCTGCGTATGTGTGTCTGCGTCAGCCCattgtctctctctcactctctctctctgtgcctcctcgacggctgtagcttttttttttgtttttttttttggatCCATGCGGAGGAAAACCACTCACAGGTGCATCTGTCCGTAGCGCAGCGTCCCGTGCGTAGACAtgtcctcggcgatgcggctgatgcggcacgccgcgctcgtcacGACCTGATTCCACTTGTTGCCCTCGTCGAACTTGAGGAAGCTGTTTCTGTGTATTAGGATGCGCAGGTGGCTGCGGTCTGCGTGTCAGCATCGAGACGAGACCAAATCCAGCGGCGAGACACGCTTGGGAGAGCAAACGCACTTGTACGCGAGATGCAAGAGACACGTCCACACCGactcgctgccctcgtcggtCGCGCACTTCATGCTCTCGGGGAGGCTGTTGCGCCACGCCTCGAGCGCCCGGTCTAGGCCCTCcacgtccgtcgccgccgacgacgtcggctGCCCGGGTGAGAACTGGAGGTCGATGATTCGGCCCACTGCTAGTTGTCAGTACGGCGgcgcgagaaggaggagcgTCGAGCGGCGACGTACGTAATTTGGCAAGATCAACCATCTTGAGAGCGTAGGTAATGTGCTCGGGCTTACAGGACCCGAAGAGAGAGTTGCTGGAGCAGCAGATTTCTGACTCGAGGTCGCTGGTCGTCAGCGGCTCGACATCGCAGTCTTCGTCCCTGATGCGGCTCGGAAGGCCCAATGCCACAGCTACTTGCCGCTCCCGCACCTGTCCTACAGTCAGCTCTCGCTATTCGCGACGAGATTCAGAGTTTGTGAGCCGCGTCCGTACGTATATGCACCACCATATCCTCCTGCGCATCCGCGCTACCTGTATGCTCTTGGAGACTTGTGATCGCGGCCTAAGTGGGCAGTCAGCACACACCCTTGTTGTGTCCCATCAACATCCCCATTCCGTTGTGTTCTGGGAAGCGGGGAAAAGGGAGGACGCATACGATCTGTGCAGGCCGTGGGACTCGGACAGCGTTATCACGACGCCGAGCCAGTAGCGCACGTCCCTCACGTCGGCGGGCCCTCCGCGCCAGAAGCTCATGAGGAAGATGGACTGGATGAGGATGAGCTCGTCCTTTTCCCAGTCGGCGTGGAACAGCAGCCGGGCGCGCTGGTAGAGCAGCCGCTTGGCCTCGCTGCGGTCGCCGAAGCCCATGGCCAGGAtagtgtcgtcgtcgcagtaCGTGGCGCCGATGAAGAGCATGCACTGCAGCAGGAAGCGCGAGatgtccatggcggcgaggcggcgcgtgATCTCGGCGCGGTCGAGGATCGGGAAGGACGGGTGGAACCAGGTGAAGTAAGCCTGCAGCGCGGGGAGGCACGTCTGCAGGTCGGGCAGCGTcagcgcgccctcgtcgcgcaggtaGCGCATCGTGCCCGCGCTGgtgcccgcgccctcggcctgcgaCTGCGAGCCCGGGCTGCCGGGGATGGGGAAGGTGAGGCGCGGCTTCTGGCCCCCGGCcgtgctgccgcccccgatgccgccgccgccgccgccgccgcccgcggtcgCGGCCTCATCGCCCGGCACGAGCGTCAGGAAGTTGGACTCGCCGAAGAAGagcgtccccgccgccgaggtcgacgagggcgtctcgATGGTCGCCTCGGTGGGGGGCGCGACGTGctccgaggcggcgacgatgtgcggctgtggcggcgaggcgtgATAGCCGCGGAGGGGACTCGATGCGCTGGGATCGTGCTCCGAGCCCAGCGAGATGGTGGGTTCGACGACGTGGGAGGATGAAGGAGGCTGCGTCGAGTCTCCCCCGTGACTGGGGCTCatctcgctggcggcgagcggtTGAAGCCGGCGTGAGCGGCGAGGATACCTGTgcgcggtgacgacgacgacgacgcctctCAGTCAGACTCTTCTTCGACTCACTCATTcagtcgctcgctcgctcactcactcactcactcacgcaGGCACGAAGGAACAGCTCGAGGCCAGATCCATTCATGCGTCCCAGTTGAGAagcgagagagcgagagaggtCGAGACTCACCTGCCTCGCCGGGAGGGCAGCACCTCACACGTCGCGCCCGATGCGGCGCAATTGGCGCACGGCTGCCTCTCCGTGACGTTGCATTTCACCCGCCGGGAGTTGCACTCGCGGCAGGCGTGCTTTGCGCGCGTCTTCTTGGGCttcgccgcgcccgccgacgcggatCCGGAGGCCATGGCttttgcgggcggcgcaagaagacgcgggcgggctcggACTCCAGTCCGGAGCGGAGggaaggaagagggggggaggggggtggaggATCGCGATTCAGTGCGGCGGACTCATGAGAATCGGGCGCGTGTTGGTTGACGCCATGAGACAGGTCCGTACGGAGCaacgccggccggccggtgtgagtgagtgagcaacaacaacaaatCAATGACGGTGCGTTGCAACCTGCAACCTATAAGTCCAGCGTTGGAGATGGGGTCCGGGGAAGAAGCCGAGAATTTGTTCAGCGGGGCGCCCGGTTGGGTGTGGGGTTTGAGTGTGGAAGTCGCTCAGCTCGCAACCAACAGCATTTTGTGATCGTTGATCAACTGCCAACTTGCACGGGCATTGGCTGGACTACCCTAGAGAGTTCTCGTGCTGAAGACGATGGCACGAGCCAGATTCGggcctgggcgccgtcgcgttTTGCAAGGTCACCTGATGCAAACATTGCAGAATGAGGGAGGCTTTCGATGAATGGAGCTTACGCCTGTGTCTAGGTCTGACTGTCGCGATGTTATACGTGCAGTACGATCAACCCTATACAACCACTTCCATGGGGCGAATGCAAATATCCCCACCTGCCTCACACGCGACTTACACCAACGGTGCGACCTTGGGGTGCACACCCATCCATCTCTAATCACACTTTATTCCACCTTGCTCTATATGTATCACGATCCGATAATACTAATACTCATAAGATGAAGACTCATAAGATGAATGACCCTGCCACGCTCCAAGACCCTCAGTAGCTCctcggcagccgcagcacctTCTCGCCAATGTAGTTGAGAATCATCTCCCTGCTCACCGGCGCGATCCGCGGCACCAGGCACTCCCGCAGCCACCGCTCGACGTCGTACTCGGCCGCGTAGCCCATGCCGCCGTGCGCCATCACCGCGCGCTCACACGCCGCAaacgccgcctcggccgccacgtACTTTGCGCTGTTGGCCGCCACCCCGACGGCGTCCTGCTTGATGCTCTCGTCGGTgcccgtggccgcggcgtcgtacAGCCGCGCCGCGTGGTACGTGGCCAGcttcgccgcctcgagccgcATGTACGCGTCGGCCAGCGGGTGCGCCACGCCCTGGTTCTGCCCGATGGGCCgcccgaagacgacgcgctcgcgggcgtagctggcggcgcgctcgagcgccgcgtAGCCCAGTCCCAgggcctcgcccgccagcaggcAGCGCTCGGCGTTCATGCCGTGGAGGATGAGCTTGAagcccttgccctcctcgccgatgaGCGCGCTGGACGGTATGCTATACCCGTCGAAGAAGacctcgttggcgtcgacggcgcggccgcccaTCTTCTTGATCTTGCGCATCTCCAGCCCGGGCTGGCTCCTGTCCAGGTCGATGCAGAACAGCGAGAGCCCCTCGCTGGGCCGGCGCACCTGCTCCAGCGGCGTCGTGCGCGCCAGCAGGATCATCTTGGACGCCACCTGCGCGCACGTAATCCAGATCTTCTGCCCCGAGACGCGGTAGCCGCTGCCGTCCGGGAGGCGGtgcgcggcggtcgcgagCCCCAGCGTGTTGAGCCCCGCGTTGGGCTCCGTGACGCCAAAGCAGGCGCGCCACTTGCCCGAGATGATGTTGGGGATGGTgtgctcgagctgctcgcgcgTGCCAAACCTGGCGAGCGGCTGCGTCGCGTACACGTTGGCGTGGAtggcctgcgcgcccgccatgcccgcgCCCGACTCGGTGATGGTCTGCATCATCATGGTCGCCTCGGAGATGCccagcccgctgccgcccagcgacTCGGGCAGCGCGATGCCCAGCCACccggccttggccatggccgcgtgGAAGTCGCTCGGGTCTTGCTCCTTCTGGTCGTGCTCCTGCCAGTACGTGTTGGGGAACTGGGCGCAGATCTGGCCGACTGCCTCGCGCACCATGAGCTGGTTCTCCGTGAAGCCCGTCGTTTCCATGATccgtcgcgacgacgaggcggaaaAACCGCGTTGTTGATGGCGGTGGCCACCGTCTCGCAATGAACCATGGCTGTGTGAAGCTGAGGGCAATAATaataatgatgatgatgacggcgatgatgaaaACTGGGACATCAccaccggccggccggcttgCCGCACGCGGCGTAGGACGAGGCGAGACATGGCTGGTGAGGCGCAATGGACACGGTGagtttcgtcgtcgtcgtcgaaaaCACGAACAGCATATCCAACTTATACACTGCCATCCTATCACAGTATCGCTGATGCCTTGTGTCTGTGGTCAATGCATATAGCCGACTTGGAACTTGGTGGGTCCTCTCGCTGTCCGCCAAATAGCCGAGCCACCAAGCCTCCCCCACATGCACACTCACCCCAACTTACAGCACACAAGGCGCTATAATGTTTACGAAGTGACAATCAGTCACACAACATCTTAAGCTCGGCACTCTCcttcagcggcggccagagTCTATATGAATTATTTGCATGACGAGAAATCCTCCAGCCCAGCCTCTGGCACCCTGGCTCTAGGCAGACACAGTTGGATTTTCTCTCCCTTTAACTTTTTAAACACCCTTGAATACTCTCTCTGTTTCGCAGTCATGTTAGCGCTTGGCAGAGGGAAGTGCAGACACGCGGCATCACTCACGTTTGTCACTGACACGAATTCATCGTACTTGCGGTCCTTCTTGAGCTTGTCCCGGACGAGGTCCCCCACCCCGCCAAGCAGCGACACAACCGTCGTGACTTTGCTGTCCCAAGTCACAAGTGCAGAGACCAATTTGCCGTCAACTCTCGTCGACTCGGTGCTTCCATATGGATCTGAGCAAAGCGAGTTGTTAGCCAAGTGCACCGTTGCGCCGTGAAAGCTCATCGCCTGCCATTGCCACCGCAGGGGGGCAGGCACTGACTCTGCATCTTCTTGGCCGTCACCATGTTGTGCCACCAAGCCAGCCCCACGGCCTTGTCAAACATCATCGTGGGCCATGCGCCATAGGGCGTGATCACATCGTGCTCCTGCTCCTTTTGGCTCGCAATGGACGGAATGCCGGCGGGCGAAATGTACCCGATGATGGTGTCGGTCTCGGGGTCCGTCGAGTTATTGACCGAGGCGAAGAGACCGGGCACCTTGGTGACGGCCGAGTTGCACGTCCTGGCTCGCTCGGCGTTGTGATACAGCCGGCTAACATAGAATAAATCAGTACAATGCAGTGCCTTGGAGGCCATCGACGCGCCGTCAAAGGCAGGTCAAGCCTGGCCACCTACCGAACAATGTCTACGTCGTAGTAAGGCAGCTCCAAGACCTTCCAAGGCTCATGGCTCGAGAACCAGAAGCCTGCGTCGTCAGCATTCAAAGACAATTAATATCAGAAACGCTCAGCGCACCTTGCTCGACCGTGATCGGACCCACGCATCCCATGTTATACTCGACGCTCACGAGCTTCTTGCGCTTCACCGTCCAAAGCTGATCCTTTTCCTTCTTGGGCAACTTGCTGAAGAGATTGACAAAGTGCGTGAacagctcgccctcgtaGGGGTCGTCGAGGTAGTTGGGCGTCTCGCACTCGTAGTGCTGCCCGGCGTCCGACACTGGTAGGCCCTGGTCCTTGATCTTGGTCACGGCGCAGACGAGGCCCTGGCCGCGGTAGAAGACGGGCACGGCAGTAGTCTTGACGTAGTCGAACCACGTCTGCCAccccttggccagcttgccAAACGACGGGTTGTCGCTGCTCTCGAGGGCCTGGATGCAGGCGTACACGGCCCACAGAAGCTCACTAGGCAAGCAAAACACTTGTCAACACTCTCCCGTCTTCGTCTCCCCCCAGAGAAAACAGGAGGACGCTCATACGCACCCATTGTCCAGAGCAGGCACACGATTCACCCAGTCACTGGTCGGCTGCACATCCTTGTTGCTGGTCGTCATCCACGGTAGGAAGCCGCCGAAGCCAGGGTACGTCTCATTGAACCGGAGGTATGTTTCCAGTTTCGTCTGCATGATGGACGCAGCCACGCtggaggccgtcgacgggcggtcCGGGACGAGGAACCTAGCGGCCTCCTTGGAGCCTGCAATGGCGCGGGCATAGAGCATGATCTGCAGAGCCTGTGCGCACGAGCCGTGTAAGCATAAATGGGTGATTGCATCGTCACTTGCACCAGGAGCCAGCCCTATCAtactgtatgtacgtacttcCTTGCTCGCAGCGCTGAACGGGTGCTTGAGCGTTcgctcgcccgtcgtccagTTGAGCTGCGTCCCATCGTAGCTCATGCCGTTGGCCGTGTTGTAAGCGACGTCATCCTGGTGGAACTTGCCCTCCCAGTAGAGGAGGTCCCAGGCGAAGCCCTCGGGGTTGGCGAGAACCTGATTCTGCGTCCAGTCCAGTGCGAAGCGGCACTTTGGCGGACGGGCCTtcgcctgctgctccctcgGTTTCAGGCTCTGCGGCGTGGCAGCTGCTGCCACCGCAAGGGCGAGCCCCGAGAGGCTGGCCAGGAGCGAAAAGGGCCTCATTGCTTGCACAGTGGCGTAGGAGctgacgggacgggacgggacgggacggagaagaagccgcaacgggcgaggccgacttTCTTTTTTCAGCACAGGGCTGCTACCGACAGACGGGTTGCAGTTTGGCCAGCCAGGGGGGGAACTTAGACGCAGATGGCGCCTGCTCCCGCCTTTATACGTACTTGGAGCCTCAACCACCAGAGCAATACAGGGACGGGCAAGTTCCTGCGCAAAGGAACGAGGCAATGCTACCTTCcccgcgcatcgccgccgccgtccgacGGCCAAGAAATCAAGTTCGCGGGCCCCGGGCAAATGCTGCCCATGGGGATGGTGATCAGCATCGTCTCTTCCCCAGATTCCTGCAAGTCGCCCCGTGGCGTCGGCCCCGCTCTCTCTCACGAGTCACGAAGCGAGCGGCGAGCCACATAATGGAGCAGCCTGGTCAAGGGCAGAAATAATAAATAAGCTCAGCCCGGACCAGCAGATATTTTTTCTTCAACGATGCGGAGAAATTTGCCAATAAAAGTGTGGAGTCCCGGCTTCGGCTCCCCGTGGGGCCGCCTACCCTGGAATCCCGTCCTTGTTAAAATTCGCCGACATGCCGCACTCTCGGCTGCACTCCTACCCATTTTCTCCGATACACTGAACCTCGTGGTGCAGAAAGGCGGAAGCAGCAACTCCTCCCGCTCGGAGGCCTGTCcctcccggccgccgccccattCCCCCTCAtgcgcgcgagcagcagcagcagcagcagcagcagcagcatgcccgcgtctcttcctcgcccaccgTCTCCAGTCGCGgaccgccctcggcgccggccggtGAGCAGGGCCTGCGATCGGTGCCGTCGCAGAAAAGCAAAGGTAAGTTTCTCCGTCGGAAGGCAGGAGCATGGGGGCCGTCATCACCGGTGTAGTGTGCCTCCTCTGTCGAGACATGGTTCATCTGGTCGGCGGCAAGAGCCGGCTGAGCCATTGAGCCGGATTGATGCTTTGACAATGGATAAGAGCATCACCACGTTCGAGATGGGACTGACACGCGCAGTGCGACTTCATCATGTCGGCCGGCAGCTGCACACACTGCCGCGACAACGAGGTCCGCTGCACCTTCGAcctgcccctcgcccgccgcggtcccaagtccaagaagaggcccgagtcgtcgtcgaccccgGCCATAGGCGGCATCGCAACATTTCTGTCGCCTCCTcaccccgcgccgcccccgcccgtcTCACTTCGTGTTGCTGCTAGCGACCCGACTCACGCGGCTGCCGTGGCTGGTCCGGCATTTGGCAgcccgtccagctcgtctACTGGACCCTGGGAGCCCGTTGGGACCCTCGGGACGCGCAACCATGTGCTCTCTCCGTCGGCAGTCCGCGACTATCCACCCCGGACCCCTGCTGGGACGCACGCGGTTGGGGCGTTGAGTCGGTGGCATAGCCTGTCCCGGGCGTTGGCACTTAGGAACACGACCGTTGAGCGGACCGTCAACCGGTGTCTGGATCTCTTCTTCAAATACCTCTACCCACTAACACCTCTTGTCGACGAGCCTAGCCTCCGGGATGGCCTGTCATTCTTCCTCAACCAgactgcggcggcacctGGAGCTGCCCAGTCGCAGTCGTCGGATCTCGACGCTGCCCCACCAAATATCACCAACGTCGGGGAATCATGGTCGGCATTTCCCCGTGACGCGCGTGCCAGCTTGACGGGGGAGCATCTCAAGACATGGCCAGACGCCACCTTTACCTTCATTACGGCAGTttgcgccgaggcggcattTCTCTTGCCGAAAGAGCTTTTCCCCGAAGGCGAGAGTGTCGCCGACCTCTTCCTCCAAGCCTCGCGCGATTGCCTCAACCACTACCTTGAGGCGGACCTCGAGAGCCCCAGCGCCAACTCCATCACGATTCGCTACTTCCACTCCAACTGCATCCATGCTGCGGGGAAACCCAAGTACTCGTGGCACATCTTtggcgaggcgacgaggctggctCAGGTGATGCGATTACATGATGAGTCGTCCTTCGAAGGCCTGTATCCAATTGAGGCggagcttcgccgccgggcgtTCTGGATCGTCTACATGGGCGACAAGTCAGCTGCCATTCTGAACAACCGGCCCATTACCATTCACAAGTACTCGTTCGAGTCGGGCATTACGGCGAGATATCCCACGGGTCTCGAAAgccgggcgtcgagggggcCCGCTAACGTTTCCTCCGGCTCGCAGGATACGGCGCGGCAGAGCCTGATCCATGGCTTTAATGCGAACCTGCGCCTCTGGCAAGCGGCTTCGGACTTACTCCTGGAGGTGCGCTTGCTGCAAGACCAGCGCTCGGCACGTCATGCTGTCTCCGACACTGCCTCGACTACCGGCATGCCGGAGTCTATTCTCACAGAGGACGAGAGGCAGCGCCTAGACAGGCTCTACGTGGGCTTCATCACATGCCTAGACGACCTCCCGCCGTATCTGCAGTCGTACACGTTTGCGTccatcgcgggcggcggcggcggcggcagcaggggcGGAGCGCAGTCGGCGCACGCGAGCCAGTTCGTCATCCAGTGCGCAAACCTGCAAGTCTCGTTCCATTGCCTGCGGATGGTCATTACGCAAAAGTTTGAGGACATTTCGTACTTTCCGCCCGGGGCGGAGCAGGCGGATTTGCGCAAGACGGAGATTGTGCGGGACATGCTGCGCGTGATGCACGAGGCGCCGTTTTGGTCGCTCCAAGTCAACGGCGAGCCTTATGTGAGTTATTCTTGTCCGCGTCGTGAGGTCTGTGTGTGCGTGTAGAGA
This sequence is a window from Purpureocillium takamizusanense chromosome 8, complete sequence. Protein-coding genes within it:
- a CDS encoding uncharacterized protein (EggNog:ENOG503PCI6~TransMembrane:1 (n4-15c33/34o95-113i)~COG:B), whose translation is MQRLTVSPAAARALLRRRQCAAAARASMAMAAARVSAFSTQQRRLLDAQKSNSSSNNNHTATGGSGSGSGAKKPAEDNPFETNFAGLGLSKNMKVFLIVVVSIFGTMETWMYCKAIWRWWKGGDDKGAAAALQQE
- a CDS encoding uncharacterized protein (EggNog:ENOG503PCI6~COG:K~TransMembrane:1 (o551-571i)), producing the protein MASGSASAGAAKPKKTRAKHACRECNSRRVKCNVTERQPCANCAASGATCEVLPSRRGRYPRRSRRLQPLAASEMSPSHGGDSTQPPSSSHVVEPTISLGSEHDPSASSPLRGYHASPPQPHIVAASEHVAPPTEATIETPSSTSAAGTLFFGESNFLTLVPGDEAATAGGGGGGGGIGGGSTAGGQKPRLTFPIPGSPGSQSQAEGAGTSAGTMRYLRDEGALTLPDLQTCLPALQAYFTWFHPSFPILDRAEITRRLAAMDISRFLLQCMLFIGATYCDDDTILAMGFGDRSEAKRLLYQRARLLFHADWEKDELILIQSIFLMSFWRGGPADVRDVRYWLGVVITLSESHGLHRSPRSQVSKSIQVARMRRRIWWCIYVRERQVAVALGLPSRIRDEDCDVEPLTTSDLESEICCSSNSLFGSCKPEHITYALKMVDLAKLLGRIIDLQFSPGQPTSSAATDVEGLDRALEAWRNSLPESMKCATDEGSESVWTCLLHLAYNHLRILIHRNSFLKFDEGNKWNQVVTSAACRISRIAEDMSTHGTLRYGQMHLITSLFAALCIHAISIRRGMGVSRRIAEHRAQMCLLCLKEIQKYWRINNNVLDLFLRYLDRSIADRLHAAQTDSAGGVPGSPLGDGGGGGNGSGMVTERFGSSVAAAGLSPASMPPPTGGPRGDAFSPGTAEQQHQGRAPPDNLMLLEDQYFNLVHGHWEGDDALGDLGLFLQADDFAPLKGLNVLGRSL
- a CDS encoding uncharacterized protein (EggNog:ENOG503PCI6~COG:K), with translation MSPSHGGDSTQPPSSSHVVEPTISLGSEHDPSASSPLRGYHASPPQPHIVAASEHVAPPTEATIETPSSTSAAGTLFFGESNFLTLVPGDEAATAGGGGGGGGIGGGSTAGGQKPRLTFPIPGSPGSQSQAEGAGTSAGTMRYLRDEGALTLPDLQTCLPALQAYFTWFHPSFPILDRAEITRRLAAMDISRFLLQCMLFIGATYCDDDTILAMGFGDRSEAKRLLYQRARLLFHADWEKDELILIQSIFLMSFWRGGPADVRDVRYWLGVVITLSESHGLHRSPRSQVSKSIQVARMRRRIWWCIYVRERQVAVALGLPSRIRDEDCDVEPLTTSDLESEICCSSNSLFGSCKPEHITYALKMVDLAKLLGRIIDLQFSPGQPTSSAATDVEGLDRALEAWRNSLPESMKCATDEGSESVWTCLLHLAYNHLRILIHRNSFLKFDEGNKWNQVVTSAACRISRIAEDMSTHGTLRYGQMHL
- a CDS encoding Medium-chain acyl-CoA dehydrogenase (EggNog:ENOG503NY73~COG:I) yields the protein MSRLVLRRVRQAGRPVVMSQFSSSPSSSSLLLLPSASHSHGSLRDGGHRHQQRGFSASSSRRIMETTGFTENQLMVREAVGQICAQFPNTYWQEHDQKEQDPSDFHAAMAKAGWLGIALPESLGGSGLGISEATMMMQTITESGAGMAGAQAIHANVYATQPLARFGTREQLEHTIPNIISGKWRACFGVTEPNAGLNTLGLATAAHRLPDGSGYRVSGQKIWITCAQVASKMILLARTTPLEQVRRPSEGLSLFCIDLDRSQPGLEMRKIKKMGGRAVDANEVFFDGYSIPSSALIGEEGKGFKLILHGMNAERCLLAGEALGLGYAALERAASYARERVVFGRPIGQNQGVAHPLADAYMRLEAAKLATYHAARLYDAAATGTDESIKQDAVGVAANSAKYVAAEAAFAACERAVMAHGGMGYAAEYDVERWLRECLVPRIAPVSREMILNYIGEKVLRLPRSY
- a CDS encoding uncharacterized protein (SECRETED:SignalP(1-20~SECRETED:cutsite=AAA-AT~SECRETED:prob=0.3577)~CAZy:GH162~COG:S~EggNog:ENOG503P5CG); the encoded protein is MRPFSLLASLSGLALAVAAAATPQSLKPREQQAKARPPKCRFALDWTQNQVLANPEGFAWDLLYWEGKFHQDDVAYNTANGMSYDGTQLNWTTGERTLKHPFSAASKEALQIMLYARAIAGSKEAARFLVPDRPSTASSVAASIMQTKLETYLRFNETYPGFGGFLPWMTTSNKDVQPTSDWVNRVPALDNGELLWAVYACIQALESSDNPSFGKLAKGWQTWFDYVKTTAVPVFYRGQGLVCAVTKIKDQGLPVSDAGQHYECETPNYLDDPYEGELFTHFVNLFSKLPKKEKDQLWTVKRKKLVSVEYNMGCVGPITVEQGFWFSSHEPWKVLELPYYDVDIVRRLYHNAERARTCNSAVTKVPGLFASVNNSTDPETDTIIGYISPAGIPSIASQKEQEHDVITPYGAWPTMMFDKAVGLAWWHNMVTAKKMQNPYGSTESTRVDGKLVSALVTWDSKVTTVVSLLGGVGDLVRDKLKKDRKYDEFVSVTNREYSRVFKKLKGEKIQLCLPRARVPEAGLEDFSSCK